CGATCGAATTTAATACCCCGGACGGGAAACGAAGGTAAACTGCTTCCGGTTGTAGAACACATTGTTAACCTTAATGTAGGAGGGGCTGTACTGCTCGATGTAGCCGATGTCGCTGTGCTCTTTGCCCCAATAAATTTGGACGGGAACCTGATGGTCGTGATGATCCTTGAAATGCAGGTCTTCGAAAATCATTTGTCCGTTCAAATACATTGAAGACGCTCCTTTAATATAGAATAGGTTCGGCTTTTCGTTTGCCGTCTCTATACATATGACACTTGGCGGCGATCTTTCGTTGCATCTAATTACAAAAATATTACAAACTAAGTTTACCAACGTTTGGGAGTGAATTTCAAATGAAATGGATTGTCGGACTCGGCAACCCCGGCACCACGTATCAAAACACCCGGCACAATGTCGGCTTCATGGCCGTAGATGCTTTTGCGAAGCGTCACAGCATCAGCGTCACCCAAAACAAGTGCAAGGCGCTGCTTGGCGAAGGCCATGTCGGCGGCACGAAGGTCGCGCTGCTGAAGCCGATGACGTATATGAATCTATCGGGCGAAACGGTTCGCGGCTACCTGGATTATTTTAAAGCCGATCTGGCCGACCTGATTGTCGTGTACGACGATCTGGATACGGAAATCGGCAAAATCCGGCTGCGCTACCAAGGCGGTCCCGGCGGGCACAATGGCATCAAGTCGATCATTCAGCATACCGGCACGCAGCAGTTCAACCGGATCCGGATGGGGATCTCGAGACCCGCGCCCGGCGTCAACATCGCCGATTACGTGCTGTCGAATTTTCCGAAGGCCGAAGCGGACCGCGTAAGCGCAATGGTGGACGAGACGTGCGACGCGCTCGAGTTCGCGCTGACTCATCCTTTCGACCAGACGATGGCCAAATATAACCGTTAGTTTGGGGCCGGTTGGGGCATACTGGGGGTATAACAAACCTTCAGGAGGCATAATATGGCTGTGAATTATATTTGCCGGCACTGCCGCACGGCGATTGGATCGATTGCGGACGCCGGCGTATCGGAAATGCAGCTCGGGTTCCATTTCTTGACCCCCGAAGAACGCAGCGATATAATAGCGTATAATCCAAATGGCGACGTCACCGTGAAAGTGATTTGCGACTACTGCCGCGAAGCGCTGGAAGCGAATCCGGAGCTGTCGCTTGTCACCAATCCGCTGCAATGAGCGTATTCTAACATTCGCGAGATATCGCGGGGCGAGCCTTGGCGCATGGCCGAGGCTCCTTTGCACGCGGCTCTATTAGATTTAGTTCGTTAATGGATGAAAGCGTTCGAACGCGTTTCACTTTCCACGGTTTAAATACGGACGATAGGTGCTTCTATCGTTGCTTGCAGGTTGCTTTCTTTTTCTGAAACGAGGTGCCTAGCGTTGAAAGCATTACTAGAGGCTTATTCCGCGGATATGGACTTTCAATCGGTCGTGTCCGGAATCCGCAAAGGGATGAGGGAGCAGCTCGTATCAGGGCTTGCCGGCTCTTCGCGCCAGGTGATGCTGGCGGCCCTGAAGCGGGAGCTTGACCGGCCGGTGCTGGTCGTGACCCATAACATGTTTGCGGCGCAAAAAATATACGAGGATCTGGTTGAGTGTCTATCCTCGGACGAAGTGCTGATATACCCGGCCAATGAATTGGTGGCGGCGGAGGCGGCGATCTCAAGCCCGGAAACGCTCGCGCAGCGCATGGATGTCCTCATCCGGCTGTCGCAGGGCTTTCGCGGGATTATTGTCGTGCCTTTCTCCGGCGTGCGGCGCTATCTGCCGGTCAAAGAAGCGGTTGCGGCGGCCCGCTTCGAGCTGAAGGTCGGAGACGAGGCGCCGATGGAAGCGTTTTTGCGGCGCATGGTGGAGCTCGGTTACGTCCGGACCGACAGGGTGGAGACGAAAGGCGAAATGAGCGTGCGCGGCGGCATCGTCGACTTCTTTCCGCTGACGTCCCCTTATCCGTGCCGCGTCGAATGGTTCGACGACGAAATCGATTCCATCCGCACGTTCGATCCGGTCGAGCAGCGCTCCATCGACAAGCTGGAGCATTTTACGGTAACGCCGTGCCAGGAGCTGCTGGCGGATGCGCGGCGGATGGAGAATGCCGCTCAGCATGCATCGGAGCTGCTCGAACAGCAGCTGCAGAAGATGTCCGACCGGACGGCCAAGGACCGGCTGCGGGCGGAAATCGGCGGCGAGCTCGACAAGCTGCGCGAGCACCAGTATTTTCCGGAAATCTATAAATATATTTCCTTGCTCTATCCCGAACGAGAGACGCTCCTCAGCTATATGCCCGAGGATGCGCTGCTCGTTTACGACGAGCCGACGCGTCTCATCGAGACAAGCCGCCAGCTTGAGCGCGACGAGGCGGAGTGGGCGACGCATCTGCTCGCGGGCGGCAAGTCGCTGCCGGGCTTTGCGCTCGCGCGGTCGTCGGACGAAGTGCTCTACCATCGCCCGTTTCAAACGCTGTTCCTCTCGCTGTTCCTCCGGCAAATTCCGCATACCCAGCCGCAAAACATTTTGAACGTCGTCAGCCGCGCGATGCAAAATTTTCACGGCCAGATGAATGTGTTGAAGGCGGAGATGGAACGGTGGCACAAGGCGGGCTCGAACGTCATCATGCTTGCGGGAAGCGCGGAGCGGATGGAGCGGATGCGCCGGGTGCTGCACGACTACGGCATCGAGATGCCGGTATTTGCGGAAGGCAACCTGCAGTCCGGCTTCGAGCTGCCCTCCATTCGCCTGATCGTCATCACCGAAGGCGAAATGTTCTCC
This genomic window from Paenibacillus humicola contains:
- the pth gene encoding aminoacyl-tRNA hydrolase, yielding MKWIVGLGNPGTTYQNTRHNVGFMAVDAFAKRHSISVTQNKCKALLGEGHVGGTKVALLKPMTYMNLSGETVRGYLDYFKADLADLIVVYDDLDTEIGKIRLRYQGGPGGHNGIKSIIQHTGTQQFNRIRMGISRPAPGVNIADYVLSNFPKAEADRVSAMVDETCDALEFALTHPFDQTMAKYNR
- a CDS encoding anti-sigma-F factor Fin family protein, encoding MAVNYICRHCRTAIGSIADAGVSEMQLGFHFLTPEERSDIIAYNPNGDVTVKVICDYCREALEANPELSLVTNPLQ